The Gadus morhua chromosome 16, gadMor3.0, whole genome shotgun sequence DNA window GGGGGAAGCCATGGGCAGGATTATTATTGGCAATGTTGAAGTCacctttattattttaaaaaacaagattCATATATTCAGTATTTCTCCAAAATaccaaatattcaatcagaaaatgttcaaatcttaAATTTTCGACAAacatttctataaaacatttatgaATCAAATAAATATACCAAAAGAAtgtataataatagtaatggtTTCAACTTGATTATTAGTTTGAAGTCGCCATCTAACTTTGATCGATTGCCCCGCGCTCGTCTCCATGGCGTTAACATCCCTCTGTGCGTCCTCAGGGGGACTTCGGCACCCAGAAGGAGGCTGCCTGGGCCATCAGCAACCTGACCATCAGCGGGAGGAAGGACCAGGTGAGGGCTCCGCTTGGCCTCGCTGTGTTGGGGTGGTGGATATCGCCGTTGGTCTGAGGGCAGTCatactggaggggggggggggggggtggtctggCCCCTCCTGTAGGGCTCGGCTTTTTGGACTGAAAATAAAGTCCGATTTTTTTCCAGCCACACCCtatcgattttttttaaatttttttattattggcaaggtgtctaggtgaactctgaacaagtgattCTTGACACACGCCGTCAACTCGAGCGTATTTAAAGAAATACGAGGAATGCCTCCATCTACACAATTTGAGAGGCATGTCAgctggagggaaaaaaaggcgACATCATTTAGAATGCATTTTGTGTCACCGAGGCTCCGGTCTCTCCTGTACCGAGCGCTCCGGTCTCTGTCACCGAGGCTCCGGTCTCTCCTGTACCGAGCGCTCCGGTCTCTCCTGTACCGAGCGCTCCGGTCTCTCCTGTACCGAGCGCTCCGGTCTCTCCTGTACCGAGCGCTCCGGTCTCTGTCACCGAGGCTCCGGTCTCTCCTGTACCGAGCGCTCCGGTCTCTGTCACCGAGGCTCCGGTCTCTCCTGTACCGAGCGCTCCGGTCTCTGTCACCGAGGCTCCGGTCTCTCCTGTACCGAGCGCTCCGGTCTCTGTCACCGAGGCTCCGGTCTCTCCTGTACCGAGCGCTCCGGTCTCTGTCACCGAGGCTCCGGTCTCTCCTGTACCGAGCGCTCCGCTCTCTGTCACCGAGGCTCCGGTCTCACCTGCGCCCTCCTCCCACCAGGTGGCCCACCTGATCGAGAAGCAGGTGATCCCGCCGTTCTGCAACCTGCTGACGGTGAAGGACGCCCAGGTGGTGCAGGTCGTGCTCGACGGCCTCAGCAACATCCTCAAGATGGCCGACGACGAGGCGGAGACCATCGCCAACCTCATCGAAGAGTGTGGAGGTCAGTGAGGCCCCTCCCATCACCGCTCACAAACCACTCACAAACTGCATGTTAGGGCTTCTGTAACGCTGTGAGGTGATACTAACATGTAGTTTGTGACAAACCAGTCCAAACGACATGTTAAGGCTTCTGTATCACAGTGGTGTGATACTAACATGTAGTTTGTGACCAACCAGTCACAAACGACATGTTAAGGCTTCTGTATCACAGTGGTGTGATACTAACATGTAGTTTGTGACCGACCAGTCACAAACGACATGTTAAGGCTCCTGTATCACAGTGAAGTGACTAACATGCAGTTCCCCACTATTCACACTATAAgactgaaaaaataaacaagataacactttttgccgggatttttttttattagcatGACAACTGACATTTTGAGataaacaatatcccgagtttgagatctcaatcatggggtATTGCCCAATATGCCGAGATAGCAAACCAATCAAATttcgccatcttaggaggttcacgtgtagcatatactaaaatCCTAATAATGATGTGAATGTGACCTGCTTGTCACCCAAGGTTTGGAGAAGGTGGAGCAGCTGCAGAACCATGAAAATGAAGACATCTACAAGCTGGCCTATGAAATCATCGACCAGTTCTTCTCTTCTGATGATGTGAGTGACCTTTTGGCTTGCGTCATGAGGGCGGAGTCTCCTCCTCACTTTAAGAATGGCTCCGTCCTGTTTCCTTCCTGGGTTAGATGGTCGGTCGATAATTAACTGACATGCTGAACCTCCCAGTAAAGAATCCCTGTAGTGTAGTAATGATAAATGAAACTTGTATAGCGCTTTTCTTAATACTCAAAGACGTTTTACAGagtgaacacaaaataaaattattTAATAAGAGCGgatagaagtaaaaaaaaatatatatgtataatggGTAGCTAAAAAACAAATAGGTAGATAAAACTAGGAATAATTTAATGGAGGATGGGAAGCGATGTTGATGAGGTGGTTTTCGAGGGCCTGTTTAAAGGGAGTGTTAGTTTAGTGGGTGGACTGGGCCTTCAGCAGTCATGTGACCTGGCAGCGGCTCTAACTAGGGCTGGACCATTGGgcctaaataaatattatttgttAGGATTTAATCTGAAGATTAACAATGATTAACAAAGCAAAATTAGGTTGCCACAGACTTTAGGCAAACTCTAAACACTAACTTTTTTTCAGTGCATGCTGCCATGATGCTTTTACtcgttaaaaaaagaaaataaatgaacatttttttcaataatcgattttcttaaaaaaaaaaaaatggattatTGACCATAAATTTGAAGTATGATTAAAAGCGGATTAGTGGGCCAGCTGTAGCTCTAACGCCGTGTTGTGGTTCCAGATCGACGAGGACAACGCGCTGGTCCCGGAGGCCATCCAGGGGGGCACCTACGGCTTCAACTCCTCCACCAACGTGCCCGCAGAGGGGTTCCAGTTCTAGAGGGCTTTCTCCGGGGTACTCTGGAGCTTTGTTTGCGACGCAGCACTCTgttcaacataaaaaaaaattagagagaaagagcgagaaagAGTGCGAGAGTGTGAAAGAATTAGATCCATTGTGCTTGGCTCGCGGGATCCATGGCAGCATCTTTATCCGAAGGAGGAAGAAAGTGCGGATTTCATTTGGCGTCCAGGGTGGCGTGGCCGCGGGCGGGCTGAGTCGGCGAGTGGGTGCGAATGAGAATGAGTGGCTACATGTTGCAAAAAAACATCTCCATCGAAAACGCGTGGCGGGACGCGCCGACGACCACGGCCCGCCGCGTAACCGGCGCCGTCGGCGACCACCACACAAAACCCAACGGGAAACTTAACTTCAGACCAGAACAAAAACACGAGCGGCGCGACGTTCCGCCCGGAGAACCACGGACACAAAATCCTAATCCAGAGATCCCGGCGATCCCAACACACAGATAACGGCGGGAATCGACCacgacaacaacacacaaaaagcGGTAATTATGAACCGAGATGAACCATAGCGCAATTTCTGCGGTCCTCCGACCAGTTGGGGGCGCCGCCCtcgcagcccccccacccccaccgcccccccccccaatcggCCACGCTATCAgacatgtgtgtgaatggacCCATTGTGTCTGAATGTCTGGACTCAGTGCTTGGAGCCAGGTTCATCTTCTCCAACAAgaggcccccctccctcacccctccttccccccccccccccccgccaggtgGTTGGGGCCGCGAGTCCAGCAGTGCTGCAAGAgaatggacgtgtgtgtgtgcgtgcgtggcgtgtgtgtgcgtgcgtgtgtgacatGATGGGAGCCCATGCTGAGAGCGTGAgaaaggtgtttgtgtgcgtgcacgtgtgtgtgagagggggggggggggggggtgaatgcaGATACTAATCAAACAACTGAAGAGAAACAGAAACCAAGAAGAGGATTGTCACGAGAGAAGAGTTGCCTTTTGCAAGAGGCGCAGATCTACACATCGCGGGCGGACGGGCTGCGgatatatataaagaaaaacacaacaaaaaagtCATCACAcagatatttttttgtttgatttattaAGTTAGTATTAATTAACACTGGACGATGCTACGTGCCGGGAGGGGCGGTGCTGCGTTGTGCTACGACGCACCTGGCGGCGTTTGGGCTTTCGTTTGGCCTCCAGTGTGTTCCTTTTTATTATGTgatttattctttttattttcagCTTTTAGTTTCATTGCTTGTGTAACGGTGACCGGTgagggaaccccccccccgtcccccgtcactccccccagccccccccaagcccccacccaccaccacatcgCTAACCCCCTGctctgagacagagagagatccaTCATGCATCATATTCAACCGGACGACTGCAACCTACCCCCTTGAGAACCCTTCTGTCGTTTCGTTCCTTCGTCCTGGCAGCCCCCCCTGCCTTGCAGTCCTGTTGCcatagctcccccccccccccccgggacatTACATCTAATGGCCATTTTATGTAGGTTTTGTGATtcctaaccttttttttttttttttgcatgtacCTAACTATAGCACAGTTGTTTTTTTAGGGTCTTTTAGTTTCCTTAGGCTGTGTACACAATGTAATTTTGATTTTTAAGTCAAACTGTGCTGTTGAAACGttacatgtcccccccccccccccccccccccccctcgactcCCTACTCAACAGAAGCTCCACCGTTTTGCACATACTCTGCAAAGTAATGTCTGTGGGTCGATGTGATGGTTCCACAGGTTCTCCCCCCGGCGatccagagccccccccccccccccccccacacggtcctctctctgtccgtgcGTTATTAGGGAGAcgtagagaaaaaaaaagattgacactgtttttgttttccagaagCGGTGATATGGTATCTGCTTCTATCAGCTCAACTAAAAGGGGAtgcaaccccaacccccccccccgtttgctCAAGGGTTAAAGGTGCCCCGTGTGTCAAAATGGAGCTATCCTTAATttctcttttaaaaaaaaaagacccatTGAAAGTTAccttgtgacccccccccccccctcaagccCCCTCTTCTATACCTTAGGGGTAAAGCGAACCTCCCCATCTTATTTGTGTTGAGAAACACTGTAGTGAAAAGGTAAACCTTGTGGTCATAAACTTCTGTTGAACCTAGGGTCTTTTTTTGCAGCATTCcttgttggcaaaaaaaaaaagtggtttcAAATCTAAATTTATGACATGGTAGAAAAAAAGGTGGGGCTCGATTTGTCGGGAGATGGGCTGCTACGTGATAGGTTGTctaagagaaaataaatagtGAAACCCAAActcaaccctgtgtgtgtgtgtgtgtgtgtaatttattCCTAAATAGTCGTGTATAAATGTGCTTTCTTACATTGTAGAGTAACAGGAATGTCTTCCATGTATGTAGCTTCCACGTTATATTATGACTGTGGATCACGCAGTTTTTAGATGCTTGAACTGTTTTAAGAAGTTGTGCATATACCCCGTATTCCTGAGTGGAGTTAATCAAAACCAAAAGGTATGGAAAAAAACACTCGAATTTAAACCTGACGAGTCTCTAATGTGATTGGTCAGTTTATACGCATGCGCTCTGCAAGTGGATCGACGGATCGAAGCGAAAGCTCGGGCAGGAAGACAGCCTGCTTGTAACAGCTCGTCGGTGAGTAGCCCTCGTCCGCCACCCGAGTGACTCAGGGTTCAGTTGTCAAACCAATTCTACCCTTTTTATATGCGTTCGGGGGTCGTTGTAATGGCGACTTTATTTTGACCTGTTACCGACACGGTCTGACCTACGACACTTGATCCGCGGTCGGGTGGTCCCGGATGGGTCTGGGCCAGTCGGCTGGGTCAGCTGGTCCTGGATGGGTCTGGGCCGGTCCAGGGTCGGCTCGGTCAGGTTTTCCGCTGTGTATGGTGGTCCCCGCTTTGCTGGATATCCAAAGTTCCAACACTGGTTTAATGTTTACCTGCATTTTGGAAAGGTGTCGTCGGGATGTACATTGTTCGTGCGGGACAAAACAGTCAGTAATATGACAACCAACCCTTACAGAACAAGATCTAACGCCGTGTCAAGAACTGAAGTGTGACGATGGGTGGGGCGGGTCACGGGGACTCTGTCGGAGCCTGTTTGTGTCCGAGACGGTCTGTCTGACATGGGGTCCGATATGGCTGCCAGGCGGATTGTTagaggtcgtgtgtgtgtgtgtgtgtgtgtgtgtgtgtgtgtgtgtgtgtgtgttggacgtaGAGaccagtgttgtgttgttgctgcCGAGTTGTGTGTCACTGGAGCAGGAGCCCACAGCAACTCTAAAGTTCAGCCTGAATTAATTCAATTCCCTTGGAACTCCCACTGACCCAAAGAACAAGTTAGTGATTCAGGAACATATTTAATCACTCCAGACGAACAGCCAGTTAACAAAATGCAGTTGTCTTAACTAATTGCAAAAGCTTTATTCACATTTAaagtatgtgtatttatataggcctatatatatattttttttttatatatatatctttatcttATTATCCTCGACGGCCATATTGCGTCAACATTCAGACACACTGCGCTATAGCAACAGTTCAACCAGGGGGAAACGAAACATTTCGAGATCCAGAAGACAAAAGGATGGCGTTTGATGTAGGACAGGGCATCTAGGAGagagataataaaaaaaatagggtAGGGTTACCCTATTTGGTGAATCAATCTTAAAAAGGTGGGTGTAGAGGGCCTGTTTACATGaagggagtgtgttggagtCTGGAGATGACGCTCCTGGTTCCATCTTCCTCTGTAGGCCGGCTCCACACAGCCGCCATGGAAGACCTAGAGGAGGACCTCACGTGCTCCGTGTGCTACTCCCTGTTCTGTGACCCCCGGGTTCTTCCCTGTTCCCACACCTTCTGCAAGGCCTGCCTGGACCGCGTTCTGCTGTCTTCCGTCAACTACTCCGTGTGGCGGCCCCGTCCCCTGAAATGCCCGAACTGCCGcagcctggtggagctggcgcCCCCCGGGGTGGAGGCCCTGCCCGTCAACGTCTCACTCCGAGCCATCGTGGAGAAAGTAGGAGGAAACCGCCGCCGTTAAACACGCCTCCTCTATCTTAACGCAATCGCAATCTTATTTTAATGCGTTTATCAAATATATCACATATATCgcatatcaaaaaaaaaaattgtcttgAGTTCCACTTACTTTACATTCAATTCCTCTTGCAATAGGTGACAGCCCAGATAGCAAAAAGTAATTGAAACTAAGTCAAATCTACAATCCGTTAAACATTAAATCAACATCGAACTCTGTTTATTCTACTCCTAGCTTAAAACACTGACCACACCACACTGTTTAAGTGTAACACATTTTTCTTCTGCACCTAAAActacattttcttttaaaactACAGTTGGACCTTTTAGGCAAAGTACCCACATTTGTCTGCTACAAGTGGCAACCATTTAAATCTCAACTATATCACGGAATTTGTGAGATTATGACAAATTCAATGTATACCTTTGTTACAACCTACCACACTACCGGGTTAGGTTGTAACAGGTagacaaaatgcaaaaaaacaggGGAACAGTGGCAGATGGGAATTAGTGTCTTTAGTATTTTAATAAGTTAGGCTacctatctatttatttttgaattttaaataaacataataccaagggtcGGAAGTTTTACCAGAATTTTGAtcttacaaagtcatgacagagggacttggtgtctttattcatgcttgaaagatgaacatgTATACTTTTctttgaaagggaataagctgatgaagctgacaagtgaccaatgtttactgtttaaaaatattttaaatgtttctgttttgagattcacacagacttggcagtcttgtttaaatatTACGCAATGGTTATGGTGATccaacatttattttgcattgaaatttCAATATCAACCATAATGATGATTCAGATAAAAAATCAATATTTATGCAATGTTGGCTCGCTGTCTGGGCGTCTGTTTAGTTTACAATTCCGAAATCTGTGGTATTCCGTAAGTTTCACattcaacccacactgagtgagtcaataaaactccctcaagatcagtttgtttagttttttttgcttATTAAGTATTTTGGTATGAATGTCATCccatttgataatctcattAAACTTCAATTGGAGTGGATTTCAAATTTAATTTTAAAAGTGTGATTAATCCAATAATCTGCGTTTAATACTTTTAATCTTTACTCTGCCCtaataattataaaatgtaattgttCTAGTTCTGAAAGAAATGTTGTAGACAGTGAACCGGCTGTACATCGCTGTCATCTTAacagaacccttcaataagaacaagtgctgTTATTAAACACAATACTAGGCTGTATCAatactcggtatcggccgatactcgaGATTAGGAATCTGTATCGGAGCATCTCTACTCCCGGCCGCGGGGGTCTGGTCTACGCTGGTTGGGGCTCACCCCTCTGTCGCCCCCTCCCTCGCCTCGTTTCAGTACCAGAAGGAGcggccccctgccccctcctgcTGCCCGGAGCACCCGCGGGAGCCCCTCAACGTGTACTGCGTCCAGGACCGCCAGCCCGTCTGCGGCCTGTGTCTGACGGTGGGCCGGCACCGGGACCACGCCATCGACGACCTGCACGCCGCCTTCCTCCGGGAGCGCCAGACGCTGGGCCAGCTGCTGGCCGCGCTGTCGGAGCAGCGCCTCGCCCAGGTGGGCCCGGCGTTGTTCGTCTCCTCTGATTCATTAATAATTCacaattcattgaatttataaagcgcttttttTAACTGGAAACTCAAAGCGCGTACAGTGAAGGAGGGGGggcctcactcaccaccaccagggtgTAGCCCCCActggggtgatgcacggcagccaatcggcgccagaacgctcaccccACGCCAGcctgaggtggagagtgagtgagggagttaatgagtcagccaattatacaggaggatgattaagGGGCAGAttaatgagcctggttgggcagtTTTAGCCAAATCCTGGTTACTCTTTGCGAtcagtgccctgggatctttttatgacctcagtgggtcaggacctcggttttacctCTCATCGAGGCTGGGCCAGCACTTGTTGCAGAGCGAAGGGTTGTGGGTTCAAACCCCGGGGTCTTCCCAGAGACGGCCTCCTCCGTAatgtgatgcattttaaattaatttatattatttaaacaCAGTGGTTTTAGTTAAAGCCGTACGCAGAAAGACCATGTGTACACAAAGAATAGAATATAGAATAGAAGGTGGTCATGCACAGGAAACAACTAAATTGGATGGCAGTCCTCTGTGTGCTTTATAAATTAATTGGTTGTATAAAAGCAGGTATAATTAACAAAGCCaaggttataattattatagtaTCATTATGTGTAGGGTACCAGGTTTAAGGTCATCGTGCCGGTTGGTGACAGCAGGTGTCTAACCGTGTCATGTCGCTGCCCCTCCAGGTGTGCGAGTTGGGGCAGCAGCTGGACCAGGGGAAGGCCCAGTGTGAGGGTCTGCTGAGGGCCGACCGCCTGGCCGTGGAGCAGTACTTCCAGGAGCTGGAGCTCACTCTGCGCAGGAAGAAGGAGGCCTGCCTGGTGGCCCTGGAGGCGGCCAGCGCTGACGTGGACCGGGCCTATAACCCGCTGATCGTGTCGGCCCGGAGCCTGGCGGTAGGCCCTGGGACACTAGAGACTAGGGATGCACCACCGAAAAAATTTCGGCCACCGAAAAATTACGGCCGAAAATGCCCCAAAAGCGCATTTTCGGTTTTCTGCCCGAAATACTTTTTTCACCGAAACAACACGGCCGAAACAGAAATTTGTGATGACGCAAACAAAAAGCGCGGCCCGCACACGCTTGTCTGGATAAGCGCCAATATGTCTGCGGTGTGGACGTTTTCCATTGTTTCTGAGAAGGACCCACGTATAGTGATTGgcaaaaattgcaatgccttcattttaattacattaattaagttggtacacagtcatagccataaatgcaatggtaggtactaataattggcataataatttctttcagtgtttcggttttcggccttggtttcctcattttcggttttggccaagaattttcatttcggtgcatccctactagAGACGTTACCATATATTTTCTCTTCCCGATaccgattcctgaacttgagtatcggccGAATGAGTATATATATGCGGATACATCATCTAGTATTGTACTACTA harbors:
- the trim59 gene encoding tripartite motif-containing protein 59 isoform X1; this translates as MKGVCWSLEMTLLVPSSSVGRLHTAAMEDLEEDLTCSVCYSLFCDPRVLPCSHTFCKACLDRVLLSSVNYSVWRPRPLKCPNCRSLVELAPPGVEALPVNVSLRAIVEKYQKERPPAPSCCPEHPREPLNVYCVQDRQPVCGLCLTVGRHRDHAIDDLHAAFLRERQTLGQLLAALSEQRLAQVCELGQQLDQGKAQCEGLLRADRLAVEQYFQELELTLRRKKEACLVALEAASADVDRAYNPLIVSARSLAEEHCDLLTLGASVQEEDRPLEFLEQVHLLRERVERLTALPLPPAAAPSVAPRAGDFLRERWALVGLGALGEAPVPWVGCGPQGEGAEAGPAATTGGTGGTEGTGGTGGSQGTGGTEGLDQGGPVSLRIRLCLVGVFLLVVVPLISLAAYLSFITGLWEFLRTGVTWPMVVKVYTQIQRTMEVLLQAVDSFLDRLLLPG
- the trim59 gene encoding tripartite motif-containing protein 59 isoform X2 yields the protein MEDLEEDLTCSVCYSLFCDPRVLPCSHTFCKACLDRVLLSSVNYSVWRPRPLKCPNCRSLVELAPPGVEALPVNVSLRAIVEKYQKERPPAPSCCPEHPREPLNVYCVQDRQPVCGLCLTVGRHRDHAIDDLHAAFLRERQTLGQLLAALSEQRLAQVCELGQQLDQGKAQCEGLLRADRLAVEQYFQELELTLRRKKEACLVALEAASADVDRAYNPLIVSARSLAEEHCDLLTLGASVQEEDRPLEFLEQVHLLRERVERLTALPLPPAAAPSVAPRAGDFLRERWALVGLGALGEAPVPWVGCGPQGEGAEAGPAATTGGTGGTEGTGGTGGSQGTGGTEGLDQGGPVSLRIRLCLVGVFLLVVVPLISLAAYLSFITGLWEFLRTGVTWPMVVKVYTQIQRTMEVLLQAVDSFLDRLLLPG